From a single Gavia stellata isolate bGavSte3 chromosome 5, bGavSte3.hap2, whole genome shotgun sequence genomic region:
- the ARL9 gene encoding ADP-ribosylation factor-like protein 9 isoform X1 — MGSRLRPAALWGAALAVAGGAAVAAWAWVRLRSRAAPPAVLPAAADQGKGRSKQILVLGLDGAGKTSILHSLATNHVKRSVAPTEGFNAICVNTEESQMEFLEIGGSESLRSYWKMYLPKVLLLIYVVDSADHARLPVAKQLLHQLIQSNSTLPVVVLANKQDLEGAYCITDIHDALALSDIGDERKMFLIGTHVAEDGSEISSSMKDAKELIAQLVLETQ; from the exons atGGGCTCCCGCCTGCGGCCCGCCGCGCTGTGGGGGGCGGCGCTGGCCGtggccggcggcgcggccgtGGCGGCCTGGGCCTGGGTCCGCCTGCGGagccgggccgcgccgcccgccgtCCTGCCTGCCGCCGCCGATCAG GGTAAAGGACGCAGCAAGCAGATACTGGTGCTGGGCCTGGATGGGGCTGGGAAAACCAGCATTCTCCACTCCCTGGCAACTAACCACGTCAAGCGCAGCGTGGCTCCCACCGAGGGCTTCAATGCCATCTGCGTCAACACCGAAGAGTCCCAGATGGAGTTCCTGGAGA TCGGGGGCAGTGAATCTCTGCGTTCATACTGGAAGATGTACCTGCCCAAAGTGCTGTTGCTAATCTATGTCGTGGACTCAGCCGATCATGCCCGACTGCCTGTGGCGAAACAGCTGCTTCATCAGCTGATCCAGAGCAACTCCACCCTGCCGGTGGTGGTTCTGGCCAACAAGCAG GACCTTGAAGGTGCATATTGCATCACCGATATCCATGATGCTCTGGCGCTGTCTGATATTGGGGACGAGCGGAAGATGTTCTTGATTGGTACCCACGTGGCAGAAGATGGCTCCGAGATCTCCTCCAGCATGAAGGATGCCAAGGAGCTGATAGCGCAGCTGGTTTTGGAAACACAGTGa
- the ARL9 gene encoding ADP-ribosylation factor-like protein 9 isoform X3 produces the protein MEFLETDHARLPVAKQLLHQLIQSNSTLPVVVLANKQDLEGAYCITDIHDALALSDIGDERKMFLIGTHVAEDGSEISSSMKDAKELIAQLVLETQ, from the exons ATGGAGTTCCTGGAGA CCGATCATGCCCGACTGCCTGTGGCGAAACAGCTGCTTCATCAGCTGATCCAGAGCAACTCCACCCTGCCGGTGGTGGTTCTGGCCAACAAGCAG GACCTTGAAGGTGCATATTGCATCACCGATATCCATGATGCTCTGGCGCTGTCTGATATTGGGGACGAGCGGAAGATGTTCTTGATTGGTACCCACGTGGCAGAAGATGGCTCCGAGATCTCCTCCAGCATGAAGGATGCCAAGGAGCTGATAGCGCAGCTGGTTTTGGAAACACAGTGa
- the ARL9 gene encoding ADP-ribosylation factor-like protein 9 isoform X4 — MPSASTPKSPRWSSWRDLEGAYCITDIHDALALSDIGDERKMFLIGTHVAEDGSEISSSMKDAKELIAQLVLETQ, encoded by the exons ATGCCATCTGCGTCAACACCGAAGAGTCCCAGATGGAGTTCCTGGAGA GACCTTGAAGGTGCATATTGCATCACCGATATCCATGATGCTCTGGCGCTGTCTGATATTGGGGACGAGCGGAAGATGTTCTTGATTGGTACCCACGTGGCAGAAGATGGCTCCGAGATCTCCTCCAGCATGAAGGATGCCAAGGAGCTGATAGCGCAGCTGGTTTTGGAAACACAGTGa
- the ARL9 gene encoding ADP-ribosylation factor-like protein 9 isoform X2, whose amino-acid sequence MYLPKVLLLIYVVDSADHARLPVAKQLLHQLIQSNSTLPVVVLANKQDLEGAYCITDIHDALALSDIGDERKMFLIGTHVAEDGSEISSSMKDAKELIAQLVLETQ is encoded by the exons ATGTACCTGCCCAAAGTGCTGTTGCTAATCTATGTCGTGGACTCAGCCGATCATGCCCGACTGCCTGTGGCGAAACAGCTGCTTCATCAGCTGATCCAGAGCAACTCCACCCTGCCGGTGGTGGTTCTGGCCAACAAGCAG GACCTTGAAGGTGCATATTGCATCACCGATATCCATGATGCTCTGGCGCTGTCTGATATTGGGGACGAGCGGAAGATGTTCTTGATTGGTACCCACGTGGCAGAAGATGGCTCCGAGATCTCCTCCAGCATGAAGGATGCCAAGGAGCTGATAGCGCAGCTGGTTTTGGAAACACAGTGa